Proteins encoded within one genomic window of Bacteroides sedimenti:
- a CDS encoding xanthan lyase, translating to MKRVYMLFFLLTVLSVKGFAQDIDKNVEVRLKEFFENYTCSSAQIGKCKLNSFQIDYEAKKLDIFASDNFAYQPFLPETTDGIYRYLSQLLPGPVCYFKTTVYSGGKPIEELIPNIYRKKRKDKSRLMGELDYTGAPWVKNISLPYEISKGLQNRHIALWQSHGKYYRNGNGKGSWVWQRPRLFCTSEDLFTQSIILPYVIPMLENAGANVFTPRERDIQKNEVIVDNDNTRSGSLYIEVKSKKSNWNTADVPGFAQKKNILRNSDNPFTEGTVRYARTEKKKNRAFAEWVPTIPEDGNYAVYVSYQTLPGSVSDAKYTVIHKGGATQFTVNQQIGGGTWVYLGTFPFAEGSNDYGMVVLSNESKENGVVCADAVRFGGGMGNIARGDTVSGSPRYLEGARYWAQWAGMPFSVYGDNTRINDYADDINTRSRMINYLSGGSIYNPKQEGLKVPFEMTMALHSDAGYSNDNKTIGSLGVYTTDYNDGKLNSGISRYASRDLTDIMITQLKSDIGSQFDVEWNRRGMWDKNYSETRLPAVPSMILEFLSHQNFADMTLGHDPNFKFSVGRSIYKSILRFVSSQHNDNCVVQPLPVSHFSLKFGKRKNSVELSWKGVEDRLEPSAKPQNYIVYTRIGNFGFDNGVLVEGTSYTAKIEPDLVYSFKVTAVNKGGESFPSEILSAYKAKKEKAKVLIVNGFDRISGPAIINTPDSIGFDIKKDPGVAYHYNISYCGAQTGFNRKNAGKETADGLGYSGSELEGLLIAGNSFDYPFIHGKAIQASPGYSFVSCSNEAVESGRVKLDDYRLVDYILGLQKEDSTTYKMTNISYKTFSPKMQQLITRYCLKGGNILVSGSYLGSDLSNTIADRSFMEDMLKCCFNGSIQDTRSGEVLGLGRSFTISRDLNEKCYAVTAPECILPVAPAFPVLKYAEGGYGAGTAYKGDYRTFIMGFPFESINSEKQRAEIMAGILQFLNGR from the coding sequence ATGAAAAGAGTATATATGTTATTTTTCCTTTTAACTGTTTTATCAGTAAAAGGTTTTGCACAAGATATAGATAAAAATGTAGAAGTACGTTTGAAAGAGTTCTTTGAGAACTATACATGCTCCTCAGCCCAAATAGGTAAATGCAAGCTAAATAGCTTCCAGATTGATTATGAAGCAAAAAAACTGGATATATTTGCCTCCGACAATTTTGCGTACCAACCGTTTCTTCCTGAAACAACCGATGGAATTTACAGATATCTTTCCCAACTTCTACCCGGACCTGTATGCTATTTCAAAACAACCGTGTACAGTGGCGGAAAACCGATAGAAGAGCTTATTCCCAATATTTATCGTAAAAAAAGAAAAGACAAATCCCGCTTGATGGGAGAATTAGATTATACCGGAGCACCATGGGTAAAAAACATTTCACTTCCATATGAAATTTCTAAAGGTTTGCAAAACCGACACATTGCATTGTGGCAAAGCCATGGGAAGTACTACCGGAACGGAAATGGGAAAGGCTCCTGGGTTTGGCAGCGTCCACGCCTATTTTGTACATCTGAAGACTTATTTACTCAATCAATTATACTGCCATATGTAATCCCGATGCTGGAAAACGCTGGTGCGAATGTCTTTACTCCACGCGAAAGAGACATTCAAAAAAACGAAGTGATTGTAGACAATGACAACACTCGCTCGGGCTCATTATACATTGAAGTGAAAAGCAAAAAAAGTAACTGGAATACTGCAGATGTACCCGGGTTTGCACAGAAAAAGAATATACTCAGAAATAGCGACAATCCGTTTACAGAAGGAACCGTTCGCTATGCTCGAACAGAGAAAAAGAAAAACCGGGCATTTGCAGAATGGGTTCCCACAATTCCTGAAGATGGGAATTATGCGGTTTACGTTTCATATCAAACATTGCCAGGTAGTGTATCTGATGCAAAATACACTGTTATTCATAAAGGTGGTGCTACTCAATTCACCGTAAACCAACAAATAGGCGGTGGAACCTGGGTTTACCTGGGAACTTTCCCTTTTGCAGAAGGTTCTAACGACTATGGCATGGTTGTGTTAAGTAATGAAAGCAAAGAAAATGGAGTAGTCTGTGCCGATGCAGTACGTTTTGGAGGTGGAATGGGCAATATCGCACGTGGTGATACTGTTAGTGGTTCTCCTCGTTATTTGGAAGGGGCCAGATACTGGGCTCAATGGGCAGGTATGCCTTTCTCCGTTTATGGAGATAACACCAGGATTAATGATTATGCCGACGATATAAACACACGTTCTCGAATGATAAATTATTTATCAGGAGGATCAATCTACAACCCAAAACAAGAAGGCCTAAAAGTTCCATTTGAAATGACCATGGCACTTCACAGTGATGCCGGATATTCAAACGATAATAAAACTATTGGTTCTTTGGGAGTATACACAACTGATTATAATGATGGCAAACTCAATTCCGGTATATCTCGTTATGCCTCAAGAGATCTGACCGACATCATGATTACTCAACTTAAATCGGATATTGGTTCACAATTTGATGTAGAATGGAACCGGAGAGGTATGTGGGATAAAAACTATAGTGAAACCAGACTTCCTGCGGTGCCTTCTATGATTCTTGAGTTTCTCTCACATCAGAACTTTGCAGATATGACACTGGGACACGATCCTAATTTTAAATTTTCAGTTGGACGATCAATTTATAAATCAATCCTTCGTTTTGTGAGTTCACAACACAATGACAACTGCGTGGTTCAACCACTTCCGGTAAGTCATTTCTCATTGAAATTTGGAAAAAGAAAGAACAGTGTTGAGCTTTCTTGGAAAGGAGTAGAAGATAGGTTGGAACCTTCAGCAAAACCACAAAATTATATTGTATATACCCGCATAGGCAACTTCGGGTTTGATAACGGTGTACTAGTGGAAGGGACTTCATATACTGCCAAGATTGAACCTGATTTGGTATACAGTTTTAAGGTAACTGCCGTAAATAAGGGAGGGGAAAGTTTTCCATCCGAGATACTGTCTGCATATAAGGCAAAGAAGGAAAAAGCAAAAGTTTTGATTGTTAATGGTTTCGATCGGATTAGTGGGCCAGCCATCATCAACACCCCCGACTCTATAGGGTTTGACATTAAAAAAGATCCCGGAGTAGCATATCATTATAACATTTCTTATTGTGGAGCTCAAACCGGGTTCAATCGTAAAAATGCCGGTAAAGAAACTGCAGATGGATTAGGCTACAGTGGAAGTGAACTGGAAGGTTTGCTGATTGCAGGAAATTCATTTGATTATCCTTTTATTCACGGTAAGGCCATACAGGCATCACCGGGATATTCATTCGTATCATGCAGCAATGAAGCAGTAGAGAGTGGACGTGTAAAACTGGATGACTATCGTTTGGTGGATTACATTCTTGGATTACAGAAGGAGGATTCAACTACTTATAAAATGACCAATATCAGCTACAAGACCTTTTCTCCTAAAATGCAACAACTGATTACACGATACTGCCTGAAAGGTGGTAATATTCTGGTAAGCGGATCTTATTTGGGAAGTGATTTGAGCAATACAATTGCAGATCGGAGTTTTATGGAAGATATGCTTAAGTGTTGTTTCAATGGAAGCATTCAAGATACTCGTTCGGGGGAAGTGCTTGGTTTAGGACGTTCATTCACTATTTCCAGGGATCTGAATGAGAAATGTTATGCTGTTACAGCACCTGAATGCATTCTTCCGGTTGCTCCGGCTTTCCCGGTACTGAAATATGCAGAAGGAGGATACGGTGCAGGAACAGCTTATAAAGGAGACTATAGGACTTTTATTATGGGATTCCCCTTTGAGTCAATAAACAGTGAAAAACAACGGGCAGAAATCATGGCTGGAATTCTTCAGTTTTTAAACGGAAGATAG
- a CDS encoding TonB-dependent receptor: MKKSFAILLFLMAITTIKANGFSESIYFVTDKSAYSLNDTMYICGLVLNPDAVKISNLSNYCYLELIDRNAKVLKRSKISCRNGSFSSYIVLDSVSDKSTIFIRAYTKMMQNFSPGSFPLHIIEVGQNIKQAVFLPKENKMFPLQLLYKDGNLSYQYDSCYTKQGKFQLTISAGDGFMSTYSLSEQPLGCVSIIKKPPYLLDCFVTDEADNIVFHRVINVKEEPENTSFNIQLYGDTYKASDTLKLSFPALTKKANILLHIKQVSDINHNNPNFYTQLLQPVVDKGDSYKQILLKKYPYSIYPEQVLSIRGHISKFIGKLKKGSVIAFDNKRSLCYDTDITKDGSFVMGVDDYPEGASFFLQAYNIKGKNNDYEVEIVKDTLPGIKIPPVEWKNKADSTLESAGISWETDKLNWVPEIVIQAKVNKEEPSSVHFYKKNYIDANDIEKNAYNDLEGVFRRLIGVQVDFDEANRPYLRSTRGHSILNQADTNGLRGRMGEVPIILDGIKYGNPDNIFYMTNIYEISSVEFIPPSRANIYGPGNLYGVVSIKTKNGKGLKPSVKSQGINYYPLGLSPNISCDYRNPQFLRTTANKLTECKIVLPSKPGKYQIIVEGLDEGKNIIQDQKEITVL, encoded by the coding sequence ATGAAAAAGTCATTTGCAATTTTGCTATTCCTGATGGCTATTACAACAATTAAAGCTAATGGTTTTAGTGAATCAATCTATTTTGTAACAGATAAATCGGCCTATTCGCTAAACGACACTATGTACATTTGCGGATTAGTTTTAAACCCCGATGCCGTAAAAATAAGTAATCTAAGTAACTATTGCTACTTAGAGTTAATTGACAGAAATGCAAAAGTCCTTAAAAGGAGCAAAATAAGTTGTAGGAATGGTTCATTTAGCTCTTACATAGTCCTTGATTCAGTTTCGGATAAAAGCACCATATTTATCCGCGCTTATACAAAAATGATGCAAAACTTCTCTCCGGGGTCTTTTCCTCTACACATTATTGAAGTTGGTCAGAATATAAAACAGGCTGTCTTTTTACCTAAAGAAAACAAAATGTTCCCTTTGCAATTACTCTACAAAGATGGGAACCTCAGTTATCAATATGATTCATGTTACACCAAACAAGGTAAATTCCAATTAACCATCTCAGCAGGAGATGGATTTATGAGTACATATTCTCTATCAGAACAACCACTAGGCTGTGTTTCTATCATAAAGAAACCTCCTTATCTACTCGATTGTTTTGTAACGGATGAAGCTGACAACATTGTTTTCCACCGAGTGATTAATGTGAAAGAAGAACCTGAAAATACATCATTCAACATTCAGTTATACGGAGACACTTATAAAGCCTCGGACACTTTAAAGCTCTCATTCCCTGCATTAACTAAAAAAGCAAACATACTATTACATATAAAACAAGTGAGCGACATCAATCATAATAATCCGAACTTTTATACCCAACTACTTCAACCTGTGGTTGATAAAGGTGACAGTTACAAACAAATTTTGCTAAAAAAATATCCTTATTCTATTTATCCGGAACAGGTATTGAGCATTCGTGGGCATATTAGTAAGTTTATAGGTAAACTAAAAAAAGGCAGTGTCATTGCATTCGATAACAAACGCTCACTTTGTTATGACACAGATATTACAAAAGATGGTTCATTTGTGATGGGGGTAGATGATTATCCTGAAGGTGCATCTTTCTTTCTTCAGGCATATAACATTAAAGGGAAAAATAACGATTACGAAGTTGAGATAGTTAAAGATACCTTACCGGGTATAAAGATACCACCAGTAGAATGGAAAAATAAAGCTGATTCAACATTGGAATCGGCAGGAATAAGTTGGGAAACAGACAAATTAAATTGGGTACCAGAAATCGTTATTCAAGCAAAAGTTAATAAAGAAGAACCTTCCTCAGTTCACTTTTATAAAAAAAACTACATTGATGCGAACGATATAGAAAAAAACGCTTACAATGATTTAGAAGGTGTTTTCAGGAGGTTAATCGGAGTTCAGGTTGATTTTGATGAAGCCAATCGTCCTTATTTAAGATCAACAAGAGGGCATTCAATCTTAAATCAAGCTGATACAAATGGTCTTAGAGGAAGAATGGGCGAAGTTCCAATAATTCTTGATGGAATAAAATATGGAAATCCTGATAATATATTCTATATGACCAATATCTACGAAATCTCTTCTGTAGAATTTATACCTCCTTCACGAGCCAATATTTATGGTCCCGGTAATCTTTATGGGGTAGTATCTATTAAGACAAAAAATGGGAAAGGCCTTAAACCAAGTGTAAAATCTCAGGGTATAAATTATTATCCGTTAGGACTATCTCCAAATATATCATGCGATTATAGGAATCCTCAATTTCTCCGAACTACAGCAAATAAGCTGACCGAGTGCAAAATAGTGCTCCCATCAAAACCTGGAAAGTATCAGATCATAGTTGAAGGCTTGGATGAAGGGAAAAACATCATTCAGGATCAAAAAGAAATAACCGTTTTATAA
- a CDS encoding YgiQ family radical SAM protein, whose protein sequence is MKEYKLTDWLPTTKKEVELRGWNEVDVILFSGDAYIDHPSFGAAVIGRILEAEGLKVAIVPQPNWRDDLRDFKKLGRPRLFFGIAPGCMDSMVNHYTANRRLRSDDAYTPDGRADMRPDYPTIVYTQILKKLYPDVPVVLGGIEASMRRLTHYDYWEDKLRKSILADSGADLLIYGMGEKPIIELCDLMGKGIPFTEITNIPQTVFIRKKEEITTDNSDIWLYSHEECLKDKKKQAENFRHIEEESNKMEASRLLQAAESHVLVVNPPYPPMTEAELDRSFDLPYTRLPHPKYKGKRIPAYDMIKFSVNIHRGCFGGCAFCTISAHQGKFIVSRSKKSILREVKEVIELPDFKGYLSDLGGPSANMYRMGGKDLSICRKCKRPSCIHPKVCPNLNTDHRPLLDIYHSVDAIKGIKKSFIGSGVRYDLLQHDSKDPGVNKSTAEYTRELIAKHVSGRLKVAPEHTSDRVLNMMRKPSFSQFQQFKKTFDKLNKELCLNQQLIPYFISSHPGCKEEDMAELAVITKNLNFHLEQVQDFTPTPMTVATEIYYTGYHPYTLEPAFTARNPKEKLAQRQFFFWYKREYKNQIISELNKIGRKDLINKLYGK, encoded by the coding sequence ATGAAAGAGTACAAACTGACAGATTGGTTGCCTACTACCAAAAAAGAGGTAGAGTTGCGTGGATGGAATGAAGTAGATGTTATCCTTTTTTCCGGGGATGCCTATATTGACCATCCTTCTTTTGGCGCAGCGGTTATTGGACGTATTCTGGAAGCTGAAGGACTGAAAGTGGCAATTGTGCCACAGCCTAACTGGCGGGACGACCTTCGTGATTTTAAAAAGCTGGGACGCCCCCGTCTGTTCTTCGGTATTGCTCCTGGGTGCATGGACTCCATGGTCAACCATTACACCGCTAATCGTCGCCTCCGTTCTGATGATGCATATACTCCTGATGGAAGAGCAGATATGCGTCCAGATTATCCTACGATAGTTTACACTCAGATCCTAAAAAAATTATACCCGGATGTTCCAGTAGTTTTGGGAGGCATCGAAGCTTCAATGCGCCGCCTTACTCATTATGACTACTGGGAAGATAAATTACGCAAAAGTATTCTGGCAGATTCCGGAGCTGACCTATTGATTTACGGAATGGGAGAAAAACCTATCATCGAACTTTGTGATTTGATGGGAAAGGGAATTCCATTTACAGAAATCACAAATATTCCTCAAACTGTTTTCATTCGAAAAAAAGAAGAGATAACAACTGATAATAGCGACATCTGGCTGTATTCACACGAAGAGTGCTTAAAGGATAAGAAAAAACAAGCGGAAAATTTTCGCCATATAGAGGAAGAGAGTAACAAAATGGAAGCTAGCAGGCTACTCCAGGCTGCAGAATCCCATGTGTTAGTCGTAAATCCTCCATATCCTCCGATGACAGAAGCAGAACTGGACCGCTCATTTGATTTGCCATATACCCGTCTTCCACATCCTAAATATAAAGGAAAAAGAATTCCAGCCTATGATATGATTAAGTTTTCTGTCAATATTCACCGTGGCTGTTTTGGAGGGTGTGCTTTCTGTACTATTTCAGCCCATCAAGGAAAATTCATCGTATCCCGTAGCAAGAAATCAATTCTGAGAGAGGTGAAAGAGGTGATTGAACTGCCCGATTTCAAAGGATATCTGAGTGATCTGGGCGGACCATCGGCTAATATGTATCGCATGGGTGGCAAAGACTTGTCAATTTGCAGGAAATGCAAACGACCTTCCTGCATCCATCCTAAAGTTTGTCCAAACTTAAATACCGACCATAGACCATTACTGGACATATACCACTCTGTGGATGCAATTAAGGGAATAAAGAAATCGTTTATAGGAAGCGGAGTGCGTTACGATCTGTTGCAACATGACAGTAAGGATCCGGGCGTGAACAAATCGACTGCTGAATATACGCGTGAACTGATAGCCAAGCATGTGAGCGGACGTCTTAAGGTCGCTCCTGAACATACTTCGGACCGGGTACTTAATATGATGCGGAAACCATCCTTTTCACAGTTTCAACAATTCAAGAAAACATTCGACAAACTAAATAAGGAGCTTTGCCTCAACCAACAACTCATACCTTATTTTATATCTTCTCATCCTGGTTGTAAAGAAGAAGATATGGCTGAATTGGCTGTTATTACAAAAAATCTGAATTTTCATTTGGAACAGGTACAAGACTTCACCCCTACTCCAATGACAGTAGCAACGGAGATCTATTATACCGGATATCACCCATACACATTAGAACCGGCATTCACAGCCCGAAACCCAAAAGAGAAACTGGCTCAACGGCAATTCTTTTTCTGGTATAAACGCGAGTATAAAAATCAGATTATCTCAGAATTAAATAAAATAGGAAGAAAGGACCTAATCAACAAGCTATACGGAAAGTAA
- the mfd gene encoding transcription-repair coupling factor, translating into MKITELQSLYAKHPTVGAVVKLLEESSIKKIFLGGLCSSSSALHFSTLIKNSKKSFVFILGDLEEAGYFYHDLTQINGSDNILFFPSSYRRAIKYGQKDAANEILRTEVLSRLQKTEEPLCVVTYPDALAEKVVSRRELTDKTLKLHVGEQVDTSFITDVLFSYGFERVDYVYEPGQYAVRGSIIDVFSFSSEYPFRIDFFGDEVESIRSFEVDTQLSKEKKDNISIVPELTKGTGEDVSFLDFIPEDTILGTKDFLWLRERIQAVHDEALSPQALIAQEEDGNEFVNLEQKLIDGSEFTVRALDFRRIEFGNRPTGTPDASLDFDCSAQPIFHKNFDLVSSSLKGYLEKNYQIYILSDSAKQTDRIRAIFEDRNDDIVFTAVDKTLHEGFVDKTLRCCFFTDHQIFDRFHKYNLKSDSARSGKVALTLKELNQFQTGDYVVHTDHGIGRFAGLIRVPTGNTTQEVIKLVYQNEDVVFVSIHSLHKVSKYKGKEGDPPRLNKLGTGAWEKLKEKTKSKIKDIARDLIKLYAQRKEEKGFSYSKDSFLQHELEASFIYEDTPDQLKTTQDVKNDMEREMPMDRLICGDVGFGKTEIAVRAAFKAVTDNKQVAVLVPTTVLALQHYKTFSDRLKDFPCKIDYLSRARKPGDVKNIEKDLKEGNIGIIIGTHKIIGKGVKFKDLGLLIIDEEQKFGVSVKEKLRQLKVNVDTLTMTATPIPRTLQFSLMGARDLSVISTPPPNRYPIQTEVHTFNEDIIKEAINFEMSRNGQIFLVNNRIQNIYELESLIHRLVPDARICVGHGQMEPDKLEKIIMDFINYDYDILIATSIIESGIDIPNVNTIIINNAQNFGLSDLHQLRGRVGRGNKKAFCYLLAPPLSGLTPEARRRLQAIENFSDLGSGIHIAMQDLDIRGAGNMLGAEQSGFIADLGYETYQKILNEAVHELKTSEFVDLYAEEIAAGEEKISGQSFVEECTVESDLELLFPNEYIPSSSERMLLYRELDSMEKDEEVAAFQSRLEDRFGKIPKEGLELMRIVSLRRYAKKLGVEKVFLKAGKMTLFFVSNPESPYYQSEAFDKVISYLQKYSRNCQLREQHNRRSLIVKNIANVETAVWVLNEMYSIDNGKTK; encoded by the coding sequence ATGAAAATAACAGAATTACAAAGCTTATATGCCAAGCACCCCACCGTGGGAGCTGTGGTAAAGCTGTTGGAAGAATCCTCAATAAAGAAGATTTTTCTTGGAGGTTTATGTTCCTCTTCCTCAGCTCTTCACTTTTCAACGTTGATTAAAAATAGTAAAAAATCATTTGTTTTTATATTGGGTGACCTGGAAGAAGCCGGATATTTCTATCACGATCTGACTCAGATAAACGGATCAGACAATATTCTTTTTTTCCCTTCTTCTTATCGAAGAGCAATTAAATACGGACAAAAAGATGCCGCAAACGAAATTCTGAGAACAGAAGTTCTGAGCCGTCTACAAAAGACTGAAGAGCCTTTGTGTGTGGTGACTTATCCTGATGCATTGGCAGAGAAAGTCGTTTCCAGGAGAGAACTGACTGATAAAACGCTCAAGCTTCATGTGGGCGAGCAAGTGGACACCTCTTTTATCACTGATGTATTGTTTAGCTATGGTTTTGAACGAGTTGATTATGTCTATGAGCCAGGACAGTATGCCGTGCGTGGTAGTATTATTGATGTTTTCTCTTTTTCTTCGGAATACCCTTTCCGGATAGACTTTTTTGGCGATGAAGTAGAGAGTATCAGAAGCTTTGAAGTGGATACCCAGCTGTCAAAGGAGAAGAAAGATAATATCTCAATTGTACCCGAACTGACAAAAGGAACAGGAGAGGACGTATCCTTTCTGGATTTCATTCCTGAGGATACTATTCTGGGTACCAAAGATTTTTTATGGCTTCGCGAACGAATTCAGGCAGTGCATGATGAGGCTCTTTCTCCGCAGGCTTTGATAGCCCAGGAAGAGGATGGAAACGAGTTTGTAAATCTGGAACAAAAACTGATTGACGGATCGGAGTTCACTGTTCGTGCACTTGACTTCAGACGGATCGAGTTTGGGAACAGACCAACAGGAACACCTGACGCTTCTCTGGACTTTGATTGTTCTGCCCAGCCCATCTTCCATAAGAATTTCGATTTGGTGAGTAGCTCGTTGAAAGGGTATCTCGAAAAGAACTATCAGATCTATATTTTGTCAGATAGTGCCAAGCAGACAGATCGTATTCGGGCAATTTTTGAGGACCGGAATGATGATATTGTTTTTACGGCAGTTGATAAAACACTCCATGAAGGCTTTGTGGACAAGACATTACGATGTTGCTTTTTTACAGATCATCAGATATTTGATAGATTTCATAAATATAATCTAAAGAGTGACAGTGCTAGAAGCGGAAAGGTTGCTCTTACTTTGAAAGAGCTGAATCAGTTTCAGACAGGCGACTATGTGGTACACACTGATCATGGGATTGGTCGTTTTGCCGGCCTTATCCGTGTCCCGACCGGAAACACTACACAAGAAGTTATAAAGCTGGTGTACCAGAATGAAGATGTGGTTTTTGTGAGCATTCATTCCTTGCATAAGGTTTCAAAGTATAAAGGAAAAGAAGGTGACCCTCCCAGATTAAATAAACTGGGAACAGGTGCCTGGGAAAAGCTAAAAGAGAAAACAAAATCGAAGATCAAGGACATTGCTCGTGATTTGATTAAATTATACGCCCAACGGAAAGAGGAGAAAGGCTTTAGTTATAGCAAAGACTCATTTCTACAACACGAGTTGGAAGCATCGTTTATATATGAAGATACCCCCGACCAACTGAAAACTACGCAAGACGTGAAAAACGATATGGAGCGGGAGATGCCGATGGACCGCCTGATATGTGGAGATGTTGGTTTTGGAAAAACAGAAATTGCTGTTCGGGCAGCCTTTAAAGCAGTTACTGATAATAAACAGGTGGCAGTATTAGTGCCGACAACGGTACTTGCCTTGCAACATTATAAGACATTCAGCGATCGATTAAAGGATTTTCCTTGCAAGATTGATTACCTGAGTCGCGCTCGTAAACCGGGAGATGTAAAGAACATTGAGAAGGATTTGAAAGAGGGAAATATCGGAATTATTATCGGTACGCATAAAATTATCGGAAAAGGAGTGAAGTTTAAGGATCTTGGATTACTCATTATTGATGAGGAACAAAAATTCGGGGTATCCGTAAAAGAGAAACTCCGACAGCTTAAGGTTAATGTGGACACGTTGACTATGACTGCAACACCTATTCCTAGAACATTGCAGTTCTCTTTGATGGGAGCCCGGGATCTTTCGGTTATCAGTACTCCTCCGCCAAACCGCTATCCTATACAGACCGAAGTACATACCTTTAACGAGGATATTATCAAGGAAGCAATTAATTTTGAGATGAGCCGCAACGGACAGATTTTTCTGGTGAATAATCGCATTCAGAATATTTATGAACTGGAGTCGCTAATACATCGCTTGGTTCCTGATGCTCGAATTTGTGTAGGTCATGGACAGATGGAACCTGATAAGCTCGAAAAGATAATTATGGATTTTATTAATTACGACTATGATATTCTGATAGCTACATCTATCATCGAGAGTGGTATAGACATCCCTAACGTAAATACCATTATCATTAATAATGCCCAGAACTTTGGACTTAGCGATCTTCATCAATTGCGTGGCCGTGTAGGGCGAGGGAATAAGAAAGCATTCTGTTACCTGTTGGCACCACCGCTTAGCGGCCTTACTCCAGAGGCTAGAAGACGCCTGCAGGCAATCGAGAATTTCAGTGATTTGGGAAGCGGAATTCATATAGCTATGCAGGACCTGGATATTCGTGGAGCGGGAAATATGCTTGGTGCAGAACAGAGCGGATTCATCGCAGATTTAGGATATGAGACCTATCAGAAGATTTTGAATGAAGCTGTTCATGAACTGAAAACAAGTGAGTTCGTTGATCTATATGCAGAAGAAATTGCTGCAGGAGAAGAGAAAATAAGCGGGCAAAGCTTTGTAGAAGAGTGCACAGTGGAAAGTGACCTGGAGTTACTCTTTCCAAACGAATATATTCCAAGCAGCAGTGAAAGAATGTTACTATATCGAGAACTGGACAGCATGGAAAAAGACGAAGAGGTTGCAGCTTTCCAGAGTCGTCTTGAAGACCGTTTCGGTAAAATACCCAAAGAAGGCCTGGAGCTGATGCGCATTGTCAGCCTTAGACGTTATGCAAAAAAACTGGGAGTAGAAAAAGTATTTCTGAAAGCTGGGAAGATGACTCTTTTCTTTGTGAGCAATCCAGAATCTCCCTATTACCAATCGGAAGCGTTTGATAAGGTAATATCCTACTTGCAAAAGTACTCTCGAAATTGTCAGCTTCGTGAGCAGCATAACCGAAGAAGTCTGATTGTAAAGAATATTGCGAACGTGGAAACAGCTGTTTGGGTGCTGAACGAAATGTATTCAATAGATAATGGAAAAACTAAATAA